Proteins co-encoded in one Candida albicans SC5314 chromosome 3, complete sequence genomic window:
- a CDS encoding pyruvate transporter (Protein of unknown function; S. cerevisiae ortholog Fmp37 which localizes to mitochondria; Hap43-repressed; Spider biofilm repressed) codes for MSSFKKFTDFLFSKQSLRYVCTTHFWGPVSNFGIPIAAILDLKKDPDLISGPMTGSLILYSLVFMRYSMAVTPQNYLLFGCHFVNELAQLSQGFRWVKHHYDTSSNDGEGTKKITQN; via the coding sequence atgtcatcatttaaaaaattcactgattttttattttcaaaacaatCCCTTAGATATGTCTGTACAACTCATTTTTGGGGTCCAGTATCAAATTTTGGGATTCCTATAGCTGCTATtttagatttgaaaaaagatcCTGATTTAATTAGTGGACCAATGACTGGTTCATTAATACTTTATTCTTTAGTGTTTATGAGGTATTCAATGGCAGTTACTCctcaaaattatttattatttgggTGTCATTTTGTTAATGAATTGGCACAATTGAGTCAAGGATTTAGATGGGTTAAACATCACTATGATACTTCTTCAAATGATGGTGAAGGTACCAAAAAGATAActcaaaattga